A DNA window from Sulfitobacter sp. BSw21498 contains the following coding sequences:
- a CDS encoding DUF11 domain-containing protein gives MGRTVHKTALRMMSCFWTFALVISLLPQGTAAKQVPAGTLIRNVAQTIYFNEALGIIETVYSNAVDAKVAAVPALDVNGYSELMLTRGAMAQYYFEVTNIGNVPLNADMTMSHQTGAAMMNDTSLVHDANANGRIDNGEATMNSGAPMFMDVGDTAQLIYEFRTSFHATPATLMQSVLSVSATSATRIASRRILSGAAVGKTTIVGSTLELQKEQTIREMEVETQLTYTLRLRNDSDGDVLAYGDVHGAQIRIDGTGATGVLLRDEIPLNARFHSITDPSAMVALYHAAGDARHDYQTTRPAGEVDAVAFFHEGDYEIGFARDPAFMVSAPMGLGDIEVANTARSFMKMEDRTVDIDSNTTVYRRDSSGAGILRFEHPETAEDQPHAVPNSDTRLRLTAGACNDTMSVDRVIVTLRSFLTGDVERVTATETEPNSGIFLTPAVPMARMDMPASGDNVVATTDGDRLIATADCADAALEDELLITPGNFLFNSLTNEPIGDVTIALMDMNTGAEMARRMTDARGFFSFGVMPGGEFQFAVMNAPEWDVPSVRADFPGFNRRVASAGFMASFRHSGGMLAVSDIPADPHYSLPLTLGKQADKDTVGAGEFVVYTLNFSNNMNQALIGAEILDRPPYGSQLVAGSVTFNGEPIEDLTIDPSGDMTYALGPLAPLSSHEVSYVMQFTAAAREGRNENTAVLIGRQAGTGTVIQSQTARAMVKLNNSGGVFAREATVIGSVFLDCDKNGIRGDHTEPGIPGVRIVTQEGLSVVTDMDGKYSLFGLRPITHAFLVQEETLPVGTEVTVTRTNDLLRGGSRLIPLRKGELRAEHFAVRDCTPEAMAEVAQRRKDFEEQPQSNALTAADLPIEGQRAPVRSVRSEAGVATTTQLTPRLMQRLDESRAANSVAEKASGRAQRQSLELLIKTLDDAPGFIDLTDGQTLDRRTQSVRVKGKGELSLGLLVNGRELSSDRVGERTRFEKNNTQALDFVAVKLNAGKNTLTLVGRDGFGIERVRQQITVVAPGKPAKFEVILPATAPASPTDVIPVVVRVLDARGLPVPTSGTVTLSAKLALWDVADIREGTPGVQVYLDNGEATFGLIPPQVAGTDRITISGAFGRAEETITFTPDLDQRIMIGVIEGAVALGGAKGELLNADRFSSFEDTTTGLRGEVYLKGVISGDALLTLRYSSDRDTEDRLFRDIRGDEFYPVYGDNSERGFDAQSSENLYVKVEKGRSYILYGDIAIEPEASALKLDGMRRVVTGAKAHWENDKVGVTLFGARTAQEQRVQEFPGRGVSGPYDLDLDGYVQGSERVELLVRDEEGGDVISTTALRRGTDYLLDFFGNSITFDDAVRQFDGQGNPVSVRVTYEVDVEGADRYWLYGGEVNVALTDRTTVGARIVHADAERGNAARERLHSAYIRHEGTQGGVWEAEAGRSEDANGVSDTAYRLSYDIRKETGHFNFEMVHTGTKFAARGGLALPGTTRARLNYGFEIDGSSDFVLGVDYVRDRTSAIERLTVDAVYAKEFSTNFKGYIGLEYRLDHTATSKKTHPGLILGGHWTPANRPGTVITAELRHPFGSSDRPTELTLGMYREPVPGWRAYSEVEMTFGDDTVTTHAKLGFSYDLNDWLRGSTDFVKGLGSSDTLFTQAMMGKWAMNGNTTFSFGIEHSRSMETDDHRLTSVALGAKWGSSAQSWVGDADADTTFEDTGNTHYASFGIAGKITPDFTMLGRTRVALDKREGRDHRRIRSRAGIAYRPVHDPRLEVLAWYEHRIEQRETKSVTHMWSVDASYEMDADLRLNAKYAGQSQRVTTSGGISARALTQLLQAGFNYEFGNNRFQIGMNVAHLWDNQGNMTNGIGAEIGFAPTKGALIALGYNRATNKSSLRSDLYQEGLYLRFKLLLDNSLWDRLDGFMEG, from the coding sequence TCATCGAAACGGTTTATTCGAATGCCGTGGACGCCAAAGTCGCCGCAGTGCCTGCGCTGGATGTAAACGGATACTCTGAATTGATGCTGACCCGCGGCGCGATGGCCCAATACTATTTTGAGGTCACCAACATCGGAAACGTGCCGCTGAACGCCGACATGACCATGAGCCACCAGACCGGGGCGGCGATGATGAACGACACGAGTCTTGTCCATGACGCGAATGCCAACGGGCGCATCGACAATGGCGAGGCCACGATGAACTCCGGCGCGCCGATGTTTATGGATGTGGGCGACACTGCTCAGCTTATCTACGAATTCCGCACCTCGTTTCACGCCACGCCTGCCACATTGATGCAGTCGGTGTTGTCGGTGTCGGCCACCAGCGCCACGCGCATCGCCAGCCGTCGCATCCTGTCGGGCGCAGCGGTTGGCAAGACCACCATTGTGGGCAGCACGCTTGAACTGCAAAAGGAACAGACCATTCGCGAGATGGAGGTCGAGACACAGCTGACCTACACGCTACGCCTGCGCAACGATTCTGACGGGGACGTGCTGGCCTATGGTGACGTGCATGGGGCGCAGATCCGCATCGACGGGACGGGTGCCACAGGGGTTCTGCTGCGCGACGAGATCCCGCTGAACGCCCGCTTCCACAGCATCACCGATCCAAGCGCCATGGTTGCACTGTACCACGCAGCGGGCGACGCGCGTCATGACTACCAGACCACGCGCCCCGCCGGCGAGGTCGACGCAGTAGCGTTCTTTCACGAGGGTGACTACGAAATCGGGTTTGCCCGCGACCCCGCCTTTATGGTGAGCGCGCCCATGGGCCTGGGCGATATAGAGGTCGCCAACACCGCCCGCAGCTTTATGAAAATGGAAGATCGCACTGTCGATATAGACTCTAACACTACTGTTTATCGCCGCGATTCATCTGGCGCGGGCATCCTGCGGTTCGAGCATCCTGAAACCGCAGAGGACCAGCCTCATGCTGTGCCCAATAGCGATACGCGCCTACGTCTGACCGCGGGTGCTTGCAACGACACGATGTCGGTGGACCGTGTGATCGTTACCCTGCGCAGCTTTTTGACCGGCGACGTAGAGCGTGTGACCGCGACCGAAACAGAGCCTAACAGCGGCATTTTCCTTACGCCGGCCGTACCCATGGCGCGGATGGACATGCCTGCGTCCGGTGACAATGTCGTTGCGACCACTGATGGGGACCGCCTGATCGCCACCGCTGATTGCGCCGATGCCGCGCTTGAAGATGAATTGCTGATCACTCCCGGTAACTTTCTGTTCAACTCCCTGACCAACGAGCCGATTGGCGATGTGACCATTGCGCTCATGGATATGAACACGGGCGCTGAAATGGCGCGTCGCATGACCGATGCCCGCGGCTTCTTTAGCTTCGGGGTGATGCCTGGGGGTGAGTTCCAGTTCGCAGTCATGAACGCCCCTGAATGGGACGTGCCTTCGGTGCGTGCCGATTTCCCGGGCTTTAACCGTCGCGTTGCCAGTGCCGGTTTCATGGCGAGCTTCCGTCATAGCGGCGGTATGCTGGCGGTATCGGATATCCCTGCGGATCCGCACTACAGCCTGCCACTCACGCTCGGAAAGCAGGCAGACAAAGACACGGTCGGCGCAGGCGAGTTCGTCGTCTATACCCTGAATTTCTCTAATAACATGAACCAAGCGCTGATCGGTGCAGAGATCCTGGATCGCCCGCCTTATGGCAGCCAATTGGTTGCAGGCTCGGTGACCTTCAACGGTGAACCTATCGAAGACCTCACGATCGATCCATCGGGTGACATGACCTATGCCTTGGGGCCGCTTGCACCGCTCTCGAGCCACGAGGTGAGCTATGTCATGCAGTTCACCGCAGCTGCCCGCGAAGGCCGCAACGAGAACACGGCAGTGCTGATCGGGCGTCAGGCCGGCACCGGGACTGTGATCCAGTCCCAGACCGCCCGTGCGATGGTCAAGCTGAACAACAGCGGTGGCGTCTTCGCCCGCGAAGCGACTGTAATCGGGTCGGTCTTTCTGGATTGCGACAAAAACGGTATCCGCGGCGACCACACAGAGCCAGGCATCCCCGGCGTGCGTATCGTGACGCAAGAAGGCCTGTCGGTCGTGACTGATATGGATGGTAAATACTCTCTGTTCGGCCTGCGCCCTATCACCCATGCGTTTCTGGTGCAGGAAGAGACCCTGCCCGTAGGCACCGAAGTGACCGTAACACGCACCAACGATCTGCTGCGCGGTGGTTCGCGGTTGATCCCGCTGCGCAAGGGGGAACTGCGAGCCGAACATTTTGCTGTGCGCGACTGCACCCCCGAAGCGATGGCCGAAGTTGCGCAGCGTCGCAAGGATTTCGAAGAGCAGCCTCAATCCAATGCGCTGACGGCGGCCGATCTGCCCATCGAAGGTCAGCGTGCGCCTGTGCGTTCCGTGCGCAGCGAAGCCGGCGTGGCGACGACCACTCAGCTGACACCGCGCTTGATGCAGCGGTTGGACGAAAGCCGCGCGGCGAACTCCGTTGCTGAAAAAGCGTCCGGTAGGGCACAGCGCCAATCGCTTGAGCTGCTGATCAAGACCCTCGACGACGCGCCTGGTTTTATTGACCTGACCGACGGGCAGACGCTAGACCGCCGCACCCAAAGTGTACGGGTCAAAGGGAAGGGCGAACTGTCGCTGGGCCTGCTGGTGAACGGACGCGAGCTGAGCAGCGACCGAGTGGGCGAGCGTACGCGCTTCGAAAAAAACAACACGCAGGCGCTGGATTTCGTGGCGGTTAAGCTGAACGCGGGGAAAAACACCCTGACACTGGTTGGCCGTGACGGTTTCGGCATCGAACGTGTGCGCCAGCAGATCACTGTTGTTGCCCCCGGCAAGCCCGCAAAATTCGAGGTGATCTTGCCCGCCACCGCACCTGCATCGCCGACCGATGTGATCCCGGTTGTGGTGCGTGTTCTGGATGCCCGTGGCCTGCCTGTGCCTACCTCCGGCACCGTGACGCTAAGCGCCAAGCTGGCACTTTGGGACGTAGCAGACATCCGCGAAGGCACCCCCGGCGTGCAGGTCTATCTCGACAACGGCGAGGCGACCTTTGGGCTGATCCCGCCACAGGTTGCCGGCACGGACCGTATCACCATCAGCGGTGCCTTTGGTCGCGCCGAAGAGACCATCACGTTCACACCTGATCTGGACCAACGCATCATGATTGGCGTGATCGAAGGAGCCGTGGCCTTGGGTGGTGCGAAGGGCGAACTGCTGAACGCGGACCGCTTCAGCTCTTTCGAAGATACCACCACCGGTCTGCGCGGCGAAGTGTATCTGAAGGGCGTGATCTCGGGCGATGCGCTGCTGACCTTGCGGTATAGCTCGGACCGCGACACCGAAGATCGCCTGTTCCGCGACATCCGCGGCGATGAATTCTATCCGGTCTATGGCGATAACTCCGAACGCGGCTTTGACGCGCAATCTTCGGAAAACCTCTATGTCAAAGTCGAAAAGGGGCGTTCCTATATCCTGTACGGTGACATCGCGATCGAACCCGAAGCCAGCGCCTTGAAGCTTGACGGGATGCGGCGTGTGGTGACCGGTGCCAAGGCACATTGGGAAAACGACAAGGTCGGCGTGACACTCTTCGGTGCCCGCACCGCCCAAGAGCAACGCGTGCAGGAATTCCCCGGGCGTGGTGTTTCCGGCCCCTACGATCTGGATCTGGACGGCTATGTTCAAGGCTCCGAACGGGTCGAACTGCTGGTGCGTGACGAAGAGGGCGGTGATGTGATCTCTACCACCGCACTGCGCCGTGGCACCGACTACCTGCTCGATTTCTTTGGCAATTCGATCACCTTTGACGATGCCGTGCGCCAGTTCGACGGTCAGGGCAATCCTGTGTCGGTCCGCGTGACCTACGAAGTGGACGTGGAAGGGGCTGATCGCTACTGGCTCTATGGCGGGGAGGTAAACGTCGCGTTGACCGACCGCACCACCGTTGGCGCGCGTATTGTTCATGCGGACGCCGAACGGGGCAATGCCGCCCGAGAGCGGCTGCATTCAGCCTATATTCGCCACGAGGGGACGCAGGGTGGCGTATGGGAAGCCGAAGCCGGGCGTTCCGAAGATGCGAATGGTGTATCGGATACCGCCTACCGCCTGTCCTATGACATCCGCAAGGAAACCGGTCACTTCAACTTTGAAATGGTGCACACAGGGACCAAGTTCGCCGCGCGCGGTGGTCTGGCGCTGCCCGGTACCACCCGTGCAAGGTTGAACTACGGTTTTGAAATCGACGGGAGCAGCGACTTTGTGCTCGGTGTGGATTATGTGCGTGACCGCACCTCTGCCATAGAGCGTCTGACTGTCGATGCTGTCTATGCCAAGGAGTTCAGCACAAACTTCAAGGGCTACATCGGGCTGGAGTACCGCCTGGACCACACTGCGACCTCCAAAAAGACCCATCCCGGTCTGATCCTTGGTGGCCACTGGACCCCGGCGAACCGCCCCGGCACCGTCATCACCGCAGAGCTGCGTCATCCCTTTGGCAGCTCTGACCGACCGACGGAGCTGACCTTGGGCATGTACCGCGAGCCCGTTCCTGGCTGGCGCGCCTATAGCGAGGTCGAGATGACCTTTGGTGACGACACCGTGACCACACACGCCAAGCTTGGTTTCTCTTACGACCTGAACGACTGGCTGCGCGGAAGCACGGATTTCGTCAAAGGCTTGGGGTCTTCGGACACCTTGTTTACCCAAGCAATGATGGGCAAATGGGCGATGAACGGGAACACGACTTTCAGCTTCGGAATCGAACATTCCCGCAGCATGGAAACCGACGATCACCGTCTGACCAGCGTGGCCCTTGGCGCGAAATGGGGTTCCAGTGCGCAAAGCTGGGTGGGGGATGCCGATGCGGACACAACGTTCGAAGACACCGGCAACACCCATTATGCGAGCTTTGGTATCGCGGGTAAGATCACGCCGGACTTCACCATGTTAGGGCGCACCCGCGTCGCATTGGACAAGCGTGAAGGCCGTGACCACCGGCGTATCCGGTCGCGCGCCGGGATCGCCTATCGCCCGGTTCACGATCCACGCCTCGAAGTTCTGGCATGGTATGAGCACCGCATCGAGCAGCGCGAGACCAAGTCAGTGACCCATATGTGGTCTGTTGATGCTTCCTACGAAATGGATGCCGATTTGCGCTTGAACGCTAAATACGCGGGCCAGTCGCAACGGGTGACGACATCGGGCGGCATCTCTGCCCGTGCCCTAACCCAGCTGCTTCAGGCCGGCTTTAACTACGAGTTTGGCAACAACCGGTTCCAGATTGGCATGAACGTCGCGCATCTGTGGGACAACCAAGGCAACATGACCAACGGCATCGGTGCAGAGATCGGCTTTGCCCCGACCAAGGGTGCGTTGATCGCCTTGGGCTATAACCGCGCGACGAACAAATCCTCCCTGCGCAGCGACCTGTATCAGGAAGGGCTTTACCTTCGGTTCAAGCTGCTGCTCGACAACTCCCTCTGGGATCGTCTGGACGGCTTTATGGAGGGATAA
- the pnp gene encoding polyribonucleotide nucleotidyltransferase encodes MFNVTKKSMQWGEETLTLETGKVARQADGSVIATLGETSVMANVTFARQQKPGQDFFPLTVHYQEKYYAAGKVPGGFFKREARPTEKETLTARLIDRPIRPLFVPGFKNEVLVMCTVLSHDLVNDPDMVAMIAASAALTISGAPFRGPIAACRVGFEGGDYVLNPTVDDMQDLRLNPDQRLDLVVAGTKDAVMMVESEAYELSEEEMLGAVKFAHEQIQPVIDLIIDLAEDTAKEPFDFQPVDYSDLSAAVKSAGEEAMRAAFAIADKQERTAAVAAARETIKAALTDEQKDDANLGSALKGLEASILRGDVVKTGTRIDGRKTDEIRDIVAETGILPRTHGSSLFTRGETQGLVVTTLGTGDDEQFIDALHGNFKSNFMLHYNFPPYSVGEVGRVSGPGRREIGHGKLAWRALQAVLPASTDFPYTIRVVSEITESNGSSSMASVCGGSLSMMDAGVPLKAPVAGVAMGLILEDDGSYAILSDILGDEDHLGDMDFKVAGTEAGITSLQMDIKIAGITPEIMEKALAQAKVGRVHILGEMNKAISGAGEFSVHAPRIETMQIPTDKIREVIGSGGKVIREIVEVSGAKVDINDEGIIKIASPNGDSIKKAYDMIWSIVAEPEEGAVYTGTVVKIVDFGAFVNFFGKRDGLVHVSQIENRRLNHPSDVLKEGQEVKVKLLGFDDRGKVRLSMKVVDQETGEEIKKEEGSEE; translated from the coding sequence ATGTTTAATGTAACGAAAAAATCCATGCAGTGGGGCGAAGAAACGCTGACACTGGAAACTGGCAAAGTGGCCCGTCAAGCAGACGGTTCGGTGATCGCGACACTGGGCGAAACCAGCGTCATGGCGAACGTCACCTTTGCACGCCAGCAAAAACCCGGTCAGGACTTCTTTCCGCTGACCGTGCACTACCAAGAGAAATACTATGCCGCCGGTAAAGTACCGGGTGGCTTCTTCAAGCGTGAGGCCCGCCCCACCGAGAAAGAAACACTGACAGCCCGTTTGATCGACCGTCCGATCCGCCCGCTGTTCGTTCCCGGCTTCAAAAACGAAGTTCTGGTGATGTGTACCGTTCTGTCGCACGACCTGGTTAACGATCCCGATATGGTCGCGATGATCGCCGCCTCGGCCGCGCTGACCATTTCCGGCGCGCCGTTCCGTGGTCCGATTGCTGCCTGCCGCGTTGGTTTTGAAGGTGGCGATTACGTTCTGAACCCAACTGTCGACGACATGCAGGACCTGCGCTTGAACCCTGATCAACGTCTTGATCTGGTTGTCGCTGGCACCAAAGACGCGGTGATGATGGTTGAATCCGAAGCCTACGAGCTGTCGGAAGAAGAAATGCTGGGTGCGGTGAAATTCGCGCACGAGCAGATCCAACCGGTTATCGACCTGATCATCGATCTGGCCGAAGACACCGCGAAAGAGCCGTTTGACTTCCAGCCGGTTGACTACTCGGATCTGTCCGCAGCTGTCAAATCCGCTGGCGAAGAAGCCATGCGCGCCGCGTTTGCAATCGCAGACAAGCAAGAACGCACAGCCGCTGTTGCCGCCGCCCGCGAGACAATCAAAGCAGCCCTGACCGACGAGCAAAAAGACGATGCGAACCTTGGTTCCGCGTTGAAAGGTCTTGAAGCGTCCATCCTGCGCGGTGACGTTGTTAAAACCGGTACGCGTATCGACGGTCGCAAGACCGACGAGATCCGCGATATCGTGGCTGAAACCGGCATCCTGCCCCGCACCCACGGGTCGTCGCTGTTTACACGTGGCGAAACGCAGGGCCTGGTTGTGACCACTTTGGGCACCGGCGACGACGAACAGTTCATCGACGCGCTGCACGGCAACTTCAAATCCAACTTCATGCTGCACTATAACTTCCCGCCCTACTCGGTTGGCGAAGTTGGCCGCGTTTCCGGCCCTGGTCGTCGCGAAATCGGTCACGGCAAGTTGGCTTGGCGCGCGTTGCAGGCGGTTCTGCCTGCCTCCACCGACTTCCCCTACACCATCCGCGTTGTGTCCGAGATCACTGAATCGAACGGCTCCAGCTCGATGGCGTCGGTTTGCGGTGGCTCCTTGTCCATGATGGACGCGGGTGTACCCCTGAAAGCGCCCGTTGCGGGTGTTGCAATGGGCTTGATCCTCGAAGACGACGGCTCCTATGCGATCCTGTCCGACATCTTGGGTGATGAAGACCACCTGGGCGACATGGACTTTAAGGTTGCCGGTACCGAAGCAGGGATCACGTCGCTGCAGATGGACATCAAGATCGCAGGCATCACGCCCGAGATCATGGAGAAAGCTCTGGCACAAGCCAAGGTTGGCCGCGTTCACATCCTTGGTGAGATGAACAAAGCTATCTCTGGCGCGGGTGAATTCTCGGTTCACGCACCACGCATTGAAACGATGCAGATCCCAACCGACAAGATCCGTGAAGTTATCGGGTCCGGCGGTAAAGTGATCCGCGAGATCGTTGAAGTGTCCGGCGCGAAAGTCGACATCAATGACGAAGGCATCATCAAAATCGCATCGCCAAACGGCGACTCGATCAAGAAAGCCTACGACATGATCTGGTCCATCGTGGCCGAGCCTGAAGAAGGTGCGGTTTACACCGGTACCGTCGTCAAGATCGTTGATTTCGGTGCGTTCGTGAACTTCTTTGGCAAGCGCGACGGTCTGGTCCACGTATCCCAGATCGAAAACCGCCGCCTGAACCACCCTTCGGATGTTCTGAAGGAAGGTCAGGAAGTGAAAGTAAAGCTGCTTGGCTTTGACGATCGCGGCAAAGTGCGCCTGTCGATGAAAGTTGTCGATCAGGAAACCGGCGAAGAGATCAAGAAAGAAGAAGGCAGCGAAGAGTAA
- a CDS encoding GNAT family N-acetyltransferase, producing the protein MPIHLRDLTPIDTNEAALLFFAAVHRGTADVYSAAQREAWAGKAPAPVAWEKRFDGVSGVVAESGGGMIGFMTIDASGLIDLAFVHPDHTRTGVGRSMYHAVEIRARVLGAPRLRTFASEQAKPFFIRMGWTVGAPNTVIKDKVTLQNYKMFKSLPD; encoded by the coding sequence ATGCCGATCCACCTGCGCGACCTGACCCCCATAGATACCAATGAGGCCGCCTTGCTTTTCTTTGCTGCGGTGCACCGGGGCACAGCTGATGTATATTCTGCCGCGCAGCGAGAAGCCTGGGCCGGAAAAGCACCTGCACCAGTGGCTTGGGAAAAGCGTTTCGATGGCGTTTCAGGTGTCGTCGCCGAGAGCGGTGGCGGGATGATCGGCTTCATGACCATTGATGCCAGCGGGCTGATTGATCTTGCCTTTGTGCATCCAGACCACACGAGAACAGGCGTCGGCCGATCAATGTACCATGCCGTTGAAATCCGCGCCCGTGTTTTGGGCGCGCCGCGGCTGCGGACCTTTGCCAGCGAACAAGCAAAACCGTTTTTCATTCGCATGGGCTGGACCGTCGGCGCACCTAACACGGTGATCAAAGACAAGGTCACCTTGCAAAACTACAAGATGTTCAAGAGCTTGCCTGACTGA
- the rpsO gene encoding 30S ribosomal protein S15, with protein MSITPEEKARVMKEFGTTEGDTGSPEVQVAILSSRIATLTEHFKTHKKDNHGRRGLLKMVATRRKLLDYVKGKDDARYQDLIKRLGLRR; from the coding sequence ATGTCGATTACGCCAGAAGAAAAAGCACGCGTCATGAAGGAATTCGGCACCACAGAAGGCGACACCGGTTCGCCCGAAGTACAGGTTGCCATTCTGTCCTCGCGCATCGCAACGCTGACCGAGCACTTCAAAACCCACAAGAAAGACAACCACGGTCGCCGTGGCCTTTTGAAAATGGTTGCGACACGCCGGAAGCTGCTGGACTATGTCAAAGGTAAAGATGACGCGCGTTATCAGGACCTGATCAAACGTTTGGGCCTGCGCCGCTAA
- a CDS encoding calcium-binding protein, with translation MLFLAGLMGLITVGAAAFIDISVEEEEEEDSGLDEDTPTFQLISGTPEDDLITGSASSDHVAAYDGDDFVHAAGGDDTVFGDGGDDTLIGGSGDDDLHGNDGDDVLAGAEAADRLTGHNDDDVLQGGAGQDTLNGSAGQDWLYGNSGADALMGGLGDDVLTGGRGGDALFGGWGNDTINGIVDQDPQDARISDTDEGDYLNGGGGDDVILAGSNDTVTPGDGRDDVILGDWVSPDGIVDIRAFDIVDDSLLLVWDDSDATAIAPSVLIEPDPNDLHSHLISMDGTVVAKVQSEQLLMPGDLSLIPLSSALAAGLTRG, from the coding sequence ATGCTATTTCTTGCTGGGTTAATGGGGTTGATCACCGTGGGGGCCGCCGCCTTTATCGACATCAGTGTCGAGGAGGAGGAAGAAGAAGACTCTGGTCTCGATGAAGATACCCCTACGTTCCAACTGATCTCTGGCACACCTGAGGATGACCTGATCACCGGCTCAGCCAGCAGCGATCATGTCGCGGCCTATGACGGCGACGATTTTGTGCATGCGGCGGGCGGCGATGACACTGTCTTTGGGGACGGCGGTGACGACACATTGATCGGCGGTTCGGGGGATGATGACCTGCATGGGAATGACGGCGACGATGTCTTGGCAGGTGCCGAAGCCGCGGATAGGCTTACCGGCCACAATGATGATGATGTGCTGCAAGGTGGGGCGGGCCAAGATACGCTGAATGGCTCTGCCGGGCAGGACTGGTTGTATGGAAACAGTGGTGCCGACGCCTTGATGGGCGGGCTTGGCGACGATGTGCTGACAGGTGGGCGCGGGGGGGATGCGCTATTTGGCGGATGGGGGAACGATACGATCAACGGTATCGTTGACCAAGACCCGCAAGACGCGCGCATCAGCGATACCGACGAAGGTGATTATCTGAATGGCGGTGGGGGTGATGATGTGATCCTTGCTGGATCCAACGACACGGTGACCCCGGGTGACGGGCGCGATGACGTGATCCTCGGTGATTGGGTCAGCCCCGACGGCATCGTCGACATTCGTGCTTTCGACATCGTAGATGACAGCCTGTTGCTGGTCTGGGACGACAGCGATGCAACCGCAATAGCGCCGAGTGTGTTGATAGAACCGGACCCGAATGATTTACACTCTCACCTGATTTCGATGGACGGGACGGTCGTGGCGAAGGTGCAATCGGAACAGCTTCTGATGCCCGGCGACCTATCGCTTATTCCGCTCAGCTCGGCCTTGGCTGCGGGACTGACGCGCGGATGA
- a CDS encoding DUF1643 domain-containing protein — translation MITRSHTKGDAPSTAVYSDCENYRYSLTRVWNPDAGRVLFVMLNPSKATEIENDPTVERCERRARALGFGGFRVTNIFAWRETSPKLMRQAKNPIGPDNDLILKEGILWADQVIAAWGTHGAHLGRGPEVQEQLLRSDRPVYHLGLSKDGHPKHPLYIRYSQVPIVWKS, via the coding sequence GTGATCACACGCAGCCATACCAAGGGTGATGCACCCTCGACGGCTGTCTACTCGGATTGCGAAAACTACCGCTACAGCCTGACCCGCGTGTGGAATCCCGATGCGGGGCGGGTGCTGTTTGTGATGCTAAATCCGTCAAAAGCGACAGAAATTGAGAATGATCCTACGGTCGAGCGTTGCGAACGGCGCGCGCGCGCCTTGGGGTTCGGGGGCTTTCGCGTCACCAACATTTTTGCTTGGCGCGAGACCAGCCCAAAGCTGATGCGCCAGGCTAAAAATCCCATTGGACCGGATAACGACCTGATTCTAAAAGAAGGCATCCTGTGGGCCGATCAGGTAATTGCAGCTTGGGGCACCCACGGGGCGCATCTTGGGCGGGGGCCTGAAGTGCAGGAGCAGCTCTTGCGCAGCGATAGGCCGGTTTACCATCTGGGCCTGTCAAAGGACGGGCACCCGAAGCATCCTTTGTATATCCGCTATTCTCAGGTGCCGATTGTGTGGAAGTCTTAG
- the truB gene encoding tRNA pseudouridine(55) synthase TruB, whose amino-acid sequence MGRRRKGRDISGWLVVDKPAGPTSTTVVNKVRWALNANKAGHAGTLDPEATGVLAIALGEATKTVPFITDALKAYEFTVRLGIATNTDDAEGEVIATSELRPDDDAIKNALGKFIGDIQQVPPQFSAVKIDGQRAYKLAREGETMELAARPLFVEQLLLLDRPDADHVTLEMVCGKGGYVRSIARDLGQALGCLGHVRELRRIWSGPFEASEGLTLAQIEEIARTDALDAHLLPLEQGLQDLPEVKATAEGATRLRNGNPGMVIAHNVEYGDEVWASFEGRAIAVGRFKAGELHPSRVFNQPNPA is encoded by the coding sequence ATGGGTCGCAGGCGCAAGGGACGGGATATTTCGGGGTGGTTGGTGGTGGACAAGCCTGCCGGACCGACCTCTACCACCGTGGTGAACAAGGTCCGTTGGGCGTTGAACGCAAACAAAGCGGGCCATGCGGGGACGCTCGACCCCGAGGCGACCGGCGTTTTGGCGATCGCGCTCGGCGAGGCAACCAAGACCGTACCCTTCATTACTGATGCGCTGAAAGCCTATGAGTTCACAGTGCGTCTTGGCATTGCGACGAATACCGATGACGCAGAGGGCGAAGTGATCGCGACCTCGGAACTGCGCCCTGACGATGATGCCATCAAGAACGCCTTGGGCAAGTTCATCGGAGATATCCAGCAGGTGCCGCCGCAGTTTTCTGCCGTAAAGATCGACGGCCAGCGGGCCTATAAACTGGCGCGCGAAGGCGAAACCATGGAACTGGCAGCCCGCCCGCTTTTTGTCGAGCAACTGTTGCTGCTGGACCGTCCCGACGCTGATCACGTGACGCTTGAGATGGTGTGCGGCAAGGGCGGTTATGTCCGTTCGATCGCGCGCGATCTGGGGCAGGCTTTGGGATGTCTGGGGCACGTGCGCGAATTGCGTCGCATCTGGTCGGGCCCGTTTGAGGCGTCCGAGGGGCTGACCCTGGCGCAAATCGAGGAAATTGCCCGCACTGACGCCTTGGACGCACATCTGTTGCCGCTAGAACAGGGGCTGCAGGATCTGCCCGAGGTCAAAGCCACGGCAGAGGGGGCCACACGTCTGCGCAACGGGAACCCCGGCATGGTGATTGCCCACAATGTCGAATACGGCGACGAGGTCTGGGCATCGTTCGAGGGCCGCGCGATTGCCGTTGGGCGGTTCAAAGCCGGAGAGCTTCATCCGTCGCGCGTGTTCAATCAACCAAACCCTGCGTGA